One window of uncultured Erythrobacter sp. genomic DNA carries:
- the serA gene encoding phosphoglycerate dehydrogenase, with amino-acid sequence MTKPPMKPRVLISDKMDPNAARIFEERGCDVDVITGETPEELIARIGDYDGLAIRSSTTVTPAVLDAATNLKVIGRAGIGVDNVDIPYASGKGVVVMNTPFGNSITTAEHAIAMIMALARMIPAADARTQKGEWPKKDFMGVEVTGKTLGLIGAGNIGGIVASRALGLKMKVIAYDPFLTDDRAVELGIEKVDLDTLLSRADFVSLHTPLTDETRNILSRERLENAKPGIRIVNCARGGLIDEAALKDCLDSGQVAGAALDVFETEPAKESPLFGSPNFICTPHLGASTTEAQVNVALQVAEQMADYLVNGGVTNALNMPSLSAEEAPKLKPYMALAERLGSLVGQLAHGNLTKISIEREGAAAELSGKPITGAVLAGFMRRYSDTVNMVNAPYLAKERGLEVSEVRQTREGAYNTLIRVSVETDQGTRSVAGTLFGKHEPRLVQIFGIGIEAELAGHMLYVVNDDKPGFIGRIGTLLGEAGINIGTFNLGRRDAGGEAVLLLSLDDAPGAEVIQAACALEGVKVVKALSF; translated from the coding sequence ATGACAAAACCCCCAATGAAACCTCGCGTCCTCATCTCCGACAAGATGGACCCCAATGCCGCGCGCATATTCGAAGAGCGCGGCTGCGACGTCGATGTCATCACCGGCGAAACCCCCGAAGAGCTGATCGCGCGCATCGGCGATTATGACGGGCTCGCGATCCGCAGCTCGACCACTGTGACGCCTGCCGTGCTGGACGCGGCGACCAACCTCAAAGTCATTGGCCGCGCAGGCATCGGGGTCGACAATGTCGATATTCCCTATGCCAGCGGCAAGGGTGTGGTGGTGATGAACACGCCGTTCGGTAATTCGATCACCACCGCCGAACACGCGATTGCGATGATCATGGCGCTCGCCCGGATGATCCCGGCAGCCGATGCTCGCACGCAGAAAGGCGAATGGCCCAAGAAGGACTTCATGGGCGTCGAGGTGACCGGCAAAACGCTAGGCCTGATCGGTGCGGGCAATATTGGCGGGATCGTTGCCAGCCGCGCGCTGGGCCTGAAGATGAAAGTGATCGCCTATGACCCCTTCCTTACCGACGACCGCGCGGTCGAACTTGGCATCGAAAAGGTCGATCTCGACACGCTGCTGTCGCGCGCCGATTTCGTCAGCCTTCACACCCCGCTGACCGACGAGACGCGCAACATCCTGAGCCGCGAGCGGCTGGAGAATGCCAAGCCGGGCATCCGCATCGTCAATTGCGCGCGCGGCGGGTTGATCGACGAGGCGGCACTCAAGGACTGCCTCGACAGCGGTCAGGTTGCAGGCGCAGCGCTCGACGTGTTCGAGACCGAGCCTGCCAAGGAAAGCCCGCTTTTCGGTTCGCCCAATTTCATCTGCACGCCGCATCTTGGCGCTTCGACCACCGAAGCGCAGGTTAATGTCGCGCTGCAAGTGGCCGAGCAGATGGCCGATTACCTCGTCAATGGCGGCGTCACCAACGCGCTCAACATGCCGAGCCTTTCCGCGGAAGAAGCCCCCAAGCTCAAGCCCTATATGGCGCTGGCAGAGCGGCTGGGCAGCCTTGTGGGCCAGCTGGCGCATGGCAACCTCACCAAGATCAGCATCGAGCGCGAAGGCGCGGCGGCGGAGCTTTCCGGCAAGCCGATCACCGGCGCGGTGCTGGCGGGCTTTATGCGCCGCTATTCCGACACGGTGAACATGGTCAACGCGCCATATCTTGCGAAGGAGCGCGGGCTGGAAGTCAGCGAAGTGCGCCAGACACGCGAGGGGGCCTACAACACGCTGATCCGCGTCTCGGTCGAGACCGACCAGGGCACGCGCTCGGTCGCAGGCACTTTGTTTGGCAAGCACGAACCGCGTCTGGTGCAGATCTTCGGTATCGGGATCGAAGCGGAATTGGCGGGGCACATGCTCTATGTCGTGAATGACGACAAGCCGGGTTTTATTGGCCGGATCGGGACTTTGCTGGGTGAGGCTGGCATCAATATCGGCACCTTCAACCTTGGCCGGCGCGATGCGGGCGGGGAGGCGGTGCTGCTGCTCAGCCTCGACGATGCGCCGGGCGCAGAGGTGATCCAGGCGGCCTGCGCGCTGGAAGGCGTGAAGGTGGTGAAAGCTTTGAGCTT